The following proteins are co-located in the Labrys monachus genome:
- a CDS encoding HAD family hydrolase has product MKSAALFDLDGTLVDADHLHYAAWHAMLEPHGVDLSLDDYRTRFMGAPNSLILSRYLPRMDEVHGLALIDEKEAMFRRLATDLEPAPGLNAFLAWLEERRIAIGVVTNAPRANAEQELRGIGLESRFATLVIGDELAFAKPHPLPYLTGLENLQGSAAASLAFEDSLSGIAAARAAGLAVIGLTTGLSEERLLAEGAALAIPHFADPRLLPFAAARFGLA; this is encoded by the coding sequence GTGAAATCCGCTGCCCTGTTCGATCTCGACGGCACCCTGGTCGACGCCGACCACCTGCATTATGCCGCCTGGCACGCCATGCTCGAGCCGCACGGCGTCGATCTCTCCCTCGACGATTACCGGACCCGGTTCATGGGCGCGCCGAACAGCCTCATCCTGTCGCGCTACCTGCCGCGCATGGACGAGGTGCACGGCCTGGCGCTGATCGACGAGAAGGAGGCGATGTTCCGCCGTCTCGCCACCGATCTCGAGCCGGCGCCCGGCCTCAATGCCTTCCTGGCCTGGCTGGAGGAGCGCCGGATCGCCATCGGCGTGGTGACCAACGCCCCCCGCGCCAATGCCGAGCAGGAATTGCGGGGCATCGGCCTCGAGAGCCGTTTCGCCACGCTGGTGATCGGCGACGAGCTCGCCTTCGCCAAGCCGCATCCCTTGCCCTATCTCACAGGGCTCGAAAACCTGCAGGGCAGCGCTGCCGCCAGCCTTGCCTTCGAGGATTCGCTCTCCGGCATCGCCGCCGCGCGGGCGGCCGGCCTGGCCGTCATCGGCCTGACGACCGGCCTCAGCGAAGAGCGCCTGCTGGCGGAAGGCGCCGCCCTCGCCATACCGCATTTCGCCGATCCGCGCCTGCTGCCCTTCGCCGCCGCCCGGTTCGGCCTCGCCTGA
- a CDS encoding ABC transporter ATP-binding protein — MFALVKKDRATIPLVRRLFADEGRKHIRAYLIAVGSGAIEAGTTGLAAYMIGPVINAMTARTGFGQIVSLALAFVVVSVVKGLASYAKDTTMARIGNAIIAAVQRRVFGHVLQQGIPYFSERHSTELVSSNAFISNAARAGANLVVNSVTNILTVLSLTAVMIIRDPLLAVSALVVMPGAVFGIRYITHRIRSVVRRQYASLAQIAGIIQETAQGIRVVKSFGMEDAMRRRMEDGILLAQRTANKMAELSNRTSPLMETMGGVAVAAVIVYGGWRIVEGQLTLGGLTSFLVAFLMAYAPAKALAKTNVDLSAALAGVEMYYDILDLPPTEGAAELAKPPFVNKGGHIVFDNVRFGYKADEAVLRNLSFTAEAGKTTALVGQSGGGKSTIVNMILRFYDPQSGEISIDGQPLPSVSLPTLRAAMAYVGQDVFLFAGTIRENIASGRPGATGEQIIAAAKAAHAHEFISAFEKGYETEVGERGLQLSGGQRARIAIARAILRDASIILLDEATAALDSESEKAVQNALDDLCAGRTVVVIAHRLQTVQRADKICVVEAGQVVEEGTHEALLARRGRYAHLYTVQFREEPELSHA; from the coding sequence ATTTTCGCGCTGGTAAAGAAAGATCGCGCCACGATCCCGCTGGTCAGGCGCCTGTTCGCCGACGAGGGCCGCAAGCATATCCGCGCCTATCTGATTGCCGTCGGGTCCGGCGCCATCGAGGCGGGCACCACGGGCCTCGCCGCCTATATGATCGGGCCGGTGATCAATGCCATGACCGCGCGCACGGGCTTCGGGCAGATCGTCTCCCTCGCGCTCGCCTTCGTCGTGGTCTCCGTCGTCAAGGGCCTCGCATCCTATGCCAAGGACACCACCATGGCGCGGATCGGCAATGCCATCATCGCCGCGGTGCAGCGGCGGGTGTTCGGCCATGTCCTGCAGCAGGGCATTCCCTATTTCAGCGAGCGGCACTCGACGGAGCTCGTGAGCTCCAACGCCTTCATCTCCAATGCGGCGCGCGCCGGAGCCAATCTCGTCGTCAATTCCGTCACCAACATTCTGACCGTCCTGTCCCTGACGGCGGTGATGATCATACGCGATCCCCTGCTCGCCGTTTCCGCGCTCGTGGTCATGCCGGGCGCCGTCTTCGGTATCCGCTATATCACCCACCGCATCCGCAGCGTCGTCAGACGCCAATATGCGAGCCTCGCGCAGATCGCCGGCATCATCCAGGAGACGGCACAGGGCATCAGGGTCGTCAAGTCCTTCGGCATGGAAGACGCCATGCGCCGCCGCATGGAAGACGGCATCCTCCTCGCCCAGAGGACGGCCAACAAGATGGCCGAGCTCAGCAACCGCACCAGCCCGCTGATGGAGACCATGGGCGGCGTCGCCGTCGCGGCGGTCATCGTCTATGGCGGCTGGCGCATCGTGGAGGGGCAGCTGACCCTCGGGGGCCTCACTTCCTTCCTCGTCGCCTTCCTGATGGCCTATGCGCCGGCCAAGGCCCTCGCCAAGACCAATGTCGACCTCAGCGCCGCCCTCGCCGGCGTGGAGATGTATTACGACATCCTCGACCTGCCGCCGACCGAAGGCGCGGCCGAACTCGCCAAGCCCCCGTTCGTCAACAAGGGCGGCCATATCGTCTTCGACAATGTGCGTTTCGGCTACAAGGCCGACGAGGCGGTGCTGCGCAACCTTTCCTTTACGGCCGAGGCGGGCAAGACCACGGCGCTGGTCGGCCAGTCGGGCGGCGGCAAGTCCACCATCGTCAACATGATCCTGCGCTTCTACGATCCGCAGTCGGGCGAGATCTCGATCGACGGCCAGCCCCTCCCATCCGTATCGCTGCCGACGCTCCGGGCGGCGATGGCCTATGTCGGGCAGGACGTTTTCCTGTTCGCCGGCACCATCCGCGAGAACATCGCCTCCGGCCGGCCCGGCGCCACCGGGGAGCAGATCATCGCGGCTGCCAAGGCCGCCCATGCGCATGAGTTCATTTCCGCCTTCGAAAAAGGCTACGAGACCGAAGTCGGCGAGCGCGGCCTGCAATTGTCCGGCGGCCAGCGGGCCCGCATCGCCATTGCGCGCGCCATCCTGCGCGACGCCTCCATCATCCTGTTGGACGAGGCCACGGCGGCCCTCGATTCCGAATCGGAAAAGGCGGTGCAGAACGCGCTGGACGACCTTTGCGCCGGGCGCACCGTCGTCGTCATCGCGCATCGCCTCCAGACGGTGCAGCGGGCCGACAAGATCTGTGTGGTCGAAGCCGGGCAGGTCGTCGAAGAGGGCACGCATGAGGCGCTGCTCGCCCGCAGGGGACGCTACGCCCATCTCTATACCGTGCAATTCCGCGAAGAACCCGAACTGTCACACGCCTGA
- the mobA gene encoding molybdenum cofactor guanylyltransferase MobA: MMKDGDSVLGVVLAGGLSRRMGGGDKGLADLGGASILERIVRRMAPQVAALVLNANGDPARFGALGLAVVPDDVADFPGPLAGVLAALDHAAAAGFAQVVAVPCDAPFLPADLVARLQAGACEGNGAVAVSGGRRHPAVALWPVALRVALRRALLEEDQRRVEIILRRHGFVEVEWAAAPFDPFANVNDPEGLAQAAAVVARWPEA, translated from the coding sequence ATGATGAAGGACGGGGACAGCGTGCTGGGCGTCGTGCTGGCGGGCGGCCTCTCGCGCCGCATGGGCGGCGGCGACAAGGGATTGGCCGATCTCGGCGGTGCGAGCATTCTCGAGCGGATCGTCCGGCGCATGGCGCCGCAGGTCGCCGCGCTCGTCCTCAATGCGAATGGCGACCCGGCCCGTTTCGGCGCTCTCGGACTGGCCGTCGTGCCGGACGATGTCGCCGATTTTCCCGGCCCGCTGGCCGGCGTGCTCGCGGCGCTCGATCATGCGGCGGCGGCGGGCTTCGCGCAGGTTGTCGCCGTGCCGTGCGACGCGCCCTTCCTGCCGGCCGATCTCGTCGCGCGGCTGCAGGCGGGAGCCTGCGAGGGCAACGGCGCCGTCGCCGTCTCCGGCGGCAGGCGGCACCCCGCCGTCGCCCTGTGGCCGGTCGCCCTGCGCGTCGCCCTGCGCCGCGCCCTCCTCGAGGAGGACCAGCGCCGCGTCGAGATCATCCTGCGCCGCCACGGCTTCGTCGAGGTCGAATGGGCGGCCGCGCCCTTCGATCCCTTCGCCAACGTCAACGACCCCGAAGGTCTCGCACAGGCCGCCGCCGTGGTGGCGCGCTGGCCGGAGGCCTAG
- a CDS encoding sulfurtransferase TusA family protein, with amino-acid sequence MPATVSSPAPASALRLDLRGLKCPLPVLHARKALDRAAPGALLRIECTDPMAAIDLPNLARETGDLYEGRTEEAGFAVHRIRRGDRP; translated from the coding sequence ATGCCCGCCACGGTCTCGTCTCCCGCCCCGGCCTCCGCCTTGCGCCTCGACCTGCGCGGGCTGAAATGCCCCCTGCCCGTCCTGCACGCCCGCAAGGCGCTCGACCGCGCGGCGCCGGGCGCGCTGCTCCGCATCGAATGCACCGACCCGATGGCCGCGATCGACCTGCCCAACCTCGCCCGGGAAACGGGGGACCTCTATGAGGGAAGGACCGAGGAGGCCGGCTTTGCCGTCCATCGCATCCGCCGGGGCGACCGGCCGTGA
- the mobB gene encoding molybdopterin-guanine dinucleotide biosynthesis protein B, with product MRLMGLAGWSGAGKTTLVAALIPRLRRMGATVSTIKHAHHAFDIDQPGKDSYVHREAGAQEVLVASAHRFALMHELRGAPEPPLSALLARLAPVDIVIIEGFKTDSHPKIEVHRIATGKDLIHPRDAQILAIATDAPGPFPIPRFDIDDIEAIARWILTAALPAGL from the coding sequence ATGCGGCTGATGGGCCTGGCCGGGTGGAGCGGCGCCGGCAAGACCACGCTCGTCGCCGCCCTCATCCCCCGGCTGCGCCGGATGGGCGCGACGGTCTCCACCATCAAGCATGCCCATCACGCCTTCGACATCGACCAGCCCGGCAAGGATTCCTATGTGCATCGCGAGGCGGGCGCCCAGGAAGTCCTGGTCGCCTCCGCCCATCGCTTCGCGCTGATGCACGAATTGCGCGGCGCCCCGGAACCGCCGCTCAGCGCCTTGCTGGCGCGGCTGGCGCCCGTGGATATCGTCATCATCGAGGGCTTCAAGACCGACAGCCATCCGAAGATCGAGGTGCACCGCATCGCGACGGGCAAGGACCTCATCCATCCCCGGGACGCCCAGATCCTCGCCATCGCCACCGACGCGCCCGGCCCTTTCCCGATCCCGCGCTTCGATATCGACGACATCGAGGCGATCGCGCGCTGGATCCTCACGGCAGCCCTGCCCGCCGGCCTATGA